The following nucleotide sequence is from Saccharomyces kudriavzevii IFO 1802 strain IFO1802 genome assembly, chromosome: 5.
TGCAGGAATATGACAAACTCGTTAAATTGGGGAAGCTACGGGACGATGCATATCAGCGCGGCATTATCTCTTCCTTGGGAGATTTGTATGATTCATTGCTAAGATATGTGCCTCCAATAGTTAAGACGCCCAGTGCTGTTGACCAAGTCGGTGGTTGGTTAAACGGCCTCAAATCTGTGTTTAGTCGTGGCAGATCTAGGAACGCTGGGGCTTATGTAGATGTATCCAAAATCGGTGATTCGATACCTCGAGGAATTTATTTATATGGAGATGTTGGTTGTGGGAAGACGATGTTAATGGATCTTTTCTATACCACAGTCCCCAAGCATTTGACAAAAAAGAGGATTCATTTCCATCAGTTTATGCAGTATGTTCATAAAAGGTCGCATGAAATAGTTAAAGAgcaaaatttgaaagaactaGGCGATGCGAAAGGTAGAGAGATTGATACGGTTCCATTTTTGGCTGCAGAGATTGCTAAAAGTTCTCATGTTCTCTGCTTCGATGAATTTCAAGTTACTGACGTGGCTGACGCAATGATACTGAGAAGGTTGATGACTGCCTTGTTATCCGATGATTATGGTGTGGTACTCTTTGCCACCTCGAATAGACAGCCTGATGAATTGTATATTAACGGAGTCCAAAGGCAATCGTTTATTCCATGTATTGAATTAATAAAGCATAGAACTAACgtaatatttttgaattcacCAACAGATTACCGTAAAATCCCAAGACCAGTATCGTCAGTCTACTACTTCCCGTATAACAGCAGCATAAAATACTCATCAAAAGAGTGTAAAGCTCGTCGAGAAACTCACATCAAAGAATGGTATATCTATTTTGCACAAGCTTCCCACACCGATGACTCGACTGATTCTCACACAGTGCATAAGACATTTTACGATTATCCGCTGACCATTTGGGGAAGAGAGTTTAAGGTGCCCAAATGTACACCCCCTCGAGTAGCGCAGTTCACATTCAAGCAACTATGCGGTGAGCCACTGGCTGCGGGGGACTACTTAACGTTGGCCAAGAATTTTAGATCCTTTATAGTGACTGATATTCCATATTTATCTATCTATGTCCGTGACGAAGTGAGAAGATTCATTACATTTTTAGACGCTGTTTATGACAGCGGTGGGAAACTAGCGACCACAGGTGCAGCAGACTTTACTTCATTGTTTGTGGAACCTGAACAAATATTAAATGACTTTGAACTACGCCCAGCAACAAAGAAAACCGAAAGAGTTGACACTGATTTGGTAGATGAGATGGTCGAAAAACATGGGTTCTCAAAGGAGATCGCCAAGAAATCTCACATATTTGCCCTCGATGAAGAAAGGTTTGCCTTTGCTCGTGCTCTGAGTAGATTATCACAGATGAGCACGACCGATTGGGTTACCAAGCCCAGATATTGAACTCATATTTATATCACGAAAAcgcatttatatatattcctGTATTTAGTTTGAACACATGTCATAGTGCCGGTATTGAAATCTCCATGACCATCTAACAATTGTCGTAGTGCCTTGAACAATACTATTACGGATATTGCTCACCTGAGTTTTTTTCGTTACCCGAGTGAAAATTTGATTAGGAACGGGGATAGTTAAAAGACAATGGCAGTACAGATAAAGGTTAGATGAAGCAACAGTGGAATTTATCAGCATTTGTAGTGCCTAGGTTGCTAACGGCGTTGTGAAAAAGGTTTAAGAATGTCAGGTAATAGAGAACAAGTCTTTCCCACGCGTATGACGCTGGGTTTGATGAAGACCAAGTTGAAAGGTGCCAACCAAGGTTATTCTTTGCTAAAACGTAAGTCTGAAGCCCTAACAAAGAGATTCAGGGACATTACCAAAAGAATTGATGATGCCAAGCAAAAAATGGGGAGGGTTATGCAAACTGCTGCGTTCTCCTTGGCCGAAGTTTCGTACGCAACAGGTGAGAACATTGGATATCAAGTCCAAGAAAGTGTTTCTACTGCTAGATTTAAGGTGAGAGCACgtcaagaaaatgttaGTGGTGTTTACTTGTCTCAGTTTGAATCTTACATTGATCCTGAAATTAATGATTTCAGATTAACTGGTTTGGGTAGAGGTGGTCAACAAGTTCAACGAGCAAAGGAAATTTATTCTAGAGCCGTTGAAACTTTAGTCGAATTAGCTTCTTTACAGACTGCATTCATCATCTTGGATGAAGTGATTAAAGTGACGAACAGAAGAGTCAACGCCATCGAACATGTTATTATCCCAAGAACTGAAAACACAATTGCCTACATTAACAGTGAATTGGATGAGTTGGATAGAGAAGAATTTTATAGATTGAAAAAGGTCCAggagaagaaacaaaatgaGACTGCAAAACTAGATGCTGAGATGAGATTGAAGAGAGATAAGGCAGAAGAGGACAATTCAGAGAGTTTTGGCGCTGATGAGGAGCCTCAAGGTGAGACACTAGTTGCTGATCAAGAAGACGATGTTATATTCTGATATCTTCAGGCAGAACAAGagccttttcaaaattatgTAAATCattattggaaaaaagGATATGTTGTATAATTGTTTAATAAATGACATCTTGTTTTAACAAGCAGAAATCATATTTCTCACAATATGACCATAAATGACATCGATTTGAAAACACAGTCAAATAGTAGCAAAAAGAGACGATTGTCTTCTTTTACCAAGTTTTTATTctgaataatttttttttcattttttttttcaagtctCCATCTATCCCTTTCTACTATATGGTGGTCGTtcatgaaaataaaatcacCAACCGAGTCCAAAATGTAAATAATTGAAATggggaagaaaaacaaactatCACAAACAGTAGAAAAACACTAATTTAGATATATTTAaatacgtatatatatatttacatgaTCGGTAGATTAACAGCCCCCCTTTTcgtaaagaaaaggataaacaaagaaaatatagtACAGATAGGTATAAACAGAATAACGGTGAAGAAAGGCATAGATATTGCCTCATTCTTATGGAAAATAGAGTATTTATAATCTTGCATCCTTTCCTCTTGGTCTGTCTTTTACTTTCATTctattttgatttttgccCCTTCTGGTCTTATAACCCTTTGCCAGTTGTCCCCATGGGGACATAGACAATTTATTGGACTTGGATTTACCACGACCACCACCATGAGGATGGTCGCACTTGTTCATGGCAACACCTCTAACAGTGGGTCTTATTCCTAGCCATCTTGATCTGCCAGCTTTACCAAGAGATCTGTTTTGATGGTCAATGTTCGAGACCACACCAACGGTAGCAATAGCCTCTAGAGATACATACCGATGCTCACCACTTTGTAATCTGACGGTggccttctttttctcaggTAATTTCGCAAGAACTCTAGCATAAGTACCAGCAGAACGGCAGAATTTACCAGGTCCAACTGGAGTTATACCGACGTTATGAACAATAGTACCTATAGGAATCATGGAAATGGGTAAACAGTTGCCTCTTTGAGTAGTTTTAACACTCAGGATAGCGGGATCTACTTTCCCACCCATTTCATCCAACAGACTTTGAGGAATGCCTTTTCTGTAGGATTCGACTACATCACCTGGACGTAATCCATCACAAGCAATGATATATGACAATTCCCCGGTGTTATTATGCTTCAACAAAGCAATATGTGACGATCTTCCCGGATCGTATTCAATTCTTTGCACCGTTTGAGATCCACCTTCCCATCTGTTGAAATCTATCAGCCTCGTTCGATTTTTATGTCCACCACCATGATGGCGGACAGTAATTTTCCCTGAATTATTTCTACCACCATGCTTCTTTCTAACAACGGTTAAAGCTCGCACAGGACGACCTTTAAACAAGTATGGATAAATGGGGGAACGGTACCATCTTAAACCAGGAGAAACCGGTTTCAGTCTTTTCATTTGAGTGACCTCTTTCGCAAGTTTACGACGTCTTTTGATCAATTCATCCTGCCTCTCAAGGGTCACAATATCGGTATCATTGGGAACAATCTTTAATAGTCGTGGGGTGAGATTCAAGTTGGAGTCATCTTTAGGCACACTGTCTTGCCAAGATCTAACGGTTTGGGAAAAACCTCGGTATAGGACACCATATGGATAACAAGGGCTCCTCCTACCAATAAGCGATGCTGAGGAACTGGACCACAGCACCGATCTAAGAGACCCTAGTACCAACATTTTTTGTAGACACTTCAATCCTCTGTTTTTTGTGCTTATTGCACTGTCTCTATCTCAACGCAAAACTCACTCTCCCTTCCCATATGTTCCCTTTCTTTATCGATTATAGGCTCAAGCCCTAACTTTCCTCGCGtcgtctttttttttgtactgaaaatttttcttgagtatttaaagaagaacaacTATTTCAGATTAATAATTTAGAAGTATGTACCTTGATCACTTGAGAAGAGAACAGTATATGAAAAGTAGCATATAAAAAAGTTTATGGGATGTGTCAAGGAACAGGAGTTCCtaacaaataaaaatagatCGTActgatgttttttttccagtaaTGCTGTTTTCATTTACAAATGGAGCTGAGAGGAAATCTGTATagttattcttttttttttttttttagtgtTGCAATTCCTTTACAATCGACAACGACGACTTGCAAGTACAGCTTTTTGTTGGATATCTCATTAACATGATGACTAAGTTGTCGCCCCAAGCGGATCTTTGAAATGACCGATTTTACAAACAACACACTGAAAATTCTGAAAGTTAATGAGATACATACACGCTAAGCATTAAACgttctttttgaaagaacatAAATtgcaacaagaaaaaaaaagaagtaatATCACGACGTCATCCTCTTATTTCCATCTGTATAATTGCGCAGTATTTGGATCGTAAAGTATTTATCCGACCTAGTTTCCTTTGTTAAGCACAATTCGATATGAAACCaattcttttgatattatatACGAATCTTGACcgctattttttttaatgatgaTTACACTCCATGCTAATCATGAATGTGTTCAATGTAAATTTTGGATGCGATGATTAAAATTGTTGTTTACGTTTTCTGAAATCTAaactaaaaagaaaagaaactgtTGAAGGATCAAGCCCTTGGTATTAAGGTGTATGACAAAGTGTGTTAATGAAGATATAACTtcgaaaaaagaatacaatTGCGCAAGCCCGGAATCGAACCGGGGGCCCAACGATGGCAACGTTGGATTTTACCACTAAACCACTTGCGCTCTTTTGGTTGTATCATTTGGGTACTGCCGTTAGGTATACTGAATTCAATGCTCATATCTGTCATTCCGAAACGGCGCCTTATTTGAGGAATGGTGAATTTCATCATTGGACATTTAAGTGGATTCTCTAAACGCAAAAAGAACTTTTATCAGCGTACACCGAAGTGCCTCGTTTACTGGCATGTATTCAATGCGTTTCCCTTCCCTTTCATTTCGGCTATCCTCCTATGGACGCGGAATATTGCATCCAATGCCTCCAGTTTGGCAAGCTCTATACGGCGAGGAAAGTTAATTTGTCTCGAGACAAGGAATTCTCGAGAATTTAGCATGTACCAATTTTATTCATGGATGTTGCTCTTCGTTTGGTTCATTTTTGGCATGCAGATACCTGTTTTAAGTGTATCACGACAAATACTGATGCTAATCCCGCATTAATTAGTATCACCATGTTTCTAATTtgggaaaaaaagccaAGCTCCGATTCCCCGTTTAGCGCCAAGACTTGGACTATGACTTCTGAACGAGCATCCGAGTCTATTTTAGCCTGTACTCTATTGTTTGaccaaaaaatggaagcaACATAGGCACGTAAAAGGGATTCCTCCACCCCCCTGTGGGCACATTCTTTCATTCTGTACATGCGAAAGAATATGGACTACGCAGGAAGGTGCCTTCAATATACGAAATCTATGAAGAGTGGTTCGTTCAAGAACAGGAACATATTCATTATGAGAATGACTAAGCGCAAGAGGTGAGATAGGCTATCCAGTAACCCGTTTGTGCGGTATTGGCTGGCAAAGAATTTCATATAAATAGTCCAGCTGTGATGAGATGTATTTGAGAGTAtgccttcattcttctctttctagtTAGCTTCATATCACCACTAAAGCAATCAATTActcaaaaaaacaaatacaatggtcaaaGTAATCTCaatcgctgctggtgtcgcTGCTCTTGCTGCCGGTGCCTCCGCTACCACCACCCTAGCTCAATCCGACGAACAagtcaacttggttgaattgggtgTCTACGTCTCTGACATCAGAGCTCATTTGGCTGAATATTACTCTTTCCAAGCCGTTCACCCAACTGAAACATACCCAGTTGAAATTGCTGAAGCTGTTTTCAACTACGGTGATTTCACCACGATGTTGACCGGTATTTCCCCAGACCAAGTCACCAGAATGATTACTGGTGTCCCATGGTACTCTAGCAGATTGAGACCAGCCATCTCCAGCGCTCTATCCGCAGATGGTATTTACACCATCGCAAACTAGGATTACTGCTGTACGAATGAAATCCTAGGGACATTAGGAAGtaacgaaaaagaaaaaaaaaagttttttttgacagTATAATCGTATATGTTTACATATCTGTGTATAAACAATCATATTATTTCTATCAACTGAAGTTCTTTCTGTGATTTCCAAATGATAATTTCAAGACCGTTTAACATCTTTAGAGGGTTTCGGAGCTTTACCTGCGTCAACTCGAACATATTTTAATGCTGAACTTCTCGATATAATGAATGATGAAAGAACTTCATGTTCTGAGCCAATTTATCATGAGTTCGTTTCgcatcctttttttttgtagtAAGTATTTGTGAGCATCAAAGCCAAGAGCACTTGCTCGTGATAAGTGTACTCGTGCCTTGTACTTATATACACAGCATGTCAGGTAATGGTGATTTGTGTGAGCCAAGGCGGGTTTCTGTCCCAATGATATTTCACGTCAAGCATGCGTCTGGCAGCTACTTTGAACACGGTCAAGTTGTCATCAATATGCACCAGCATTTGGAACCGAGTATGTAGCAAATCCTCTTGAAGAGGTGAGATCAATGACCGAAACAAAATGGCAATGTATTAAACACTTGCTGATAGTTTGATTCGGACAACCCTCATAGACATTCAGTGATTAGATATCTGTGTCTATGCTCATTTCAAACAGTAGTAACTCTCATTTCTGGAGGAAGGCGTTTGTTTATGTCTTATTTAAACTAACCAGACTGTCCACGCCAGCCAATGAAAAGATTGATGTGGCGTCCAGGCATCGTTCATAACTCAACATCCGCTGAAATAAATATctcatcaaattttctttccaaactTTTCACCGCAGTAACTTCGTCACCATCAGTGAGTAGAGGATTACACTTAACCCGTACGTATATTCTTCTTACGGTTTCGAAAATTTGGTCGATCGTTTTTAGTTCATCATCGCCTCCATTCAAAATAGTTTGTTCAAATCCAATGACGATCTTCAACCCTGTCTGCTTGATTAACATACCAAAGACAGAGATGCCTTCCAATTGGAAAATCGACTTCAACGAGGGTTTAGAATCCAAGGAAGTCCACTTAATCAGAGAACTTTCAAAGTAGTCCAATGATATATTCGAAAGCACATTATATTTGAGAACATCATTAACCTCATTTTCGGCCTTACGGGGGACGTAAATCAATATAGGTTTATTGAATGCATCTATCAATGATATAAAGCAAGGTACTAAGCTCATCATGCTGGGAATGTATACGTGGACTATGCTTTTTCTGAGACAGTATTTGTGTAGTTTTCTGTTCGAATATCTTCCAGGTATTGTCTTCTCAGCTGTCGATGAGCCTCCTTCCGACAAGATTTCgaatgtgaaaaaaaaagtgaaacaacatattatttatatatttttaaaaatgGTTTGGAGAGAGTTCATTTATAAATTCATTATTTACGATCTGTTGGCAATAGATTCTGCAGCAGTTCTACCGAAGACAACACACTCCAACAAACTTGACCCGCCCAGTCTATTGGCACCATGAACACCACCAGAAACTTCACCAGCTGCGTACAACCCTTTTAGTAGCGGTTCGTCGTTCTTGCCAATGACCTGCGCCTTGACGTTGATTCTAGCACCACCCATGGTGAAATGAACCACTGGCGTTACTTCACCAATGAACACCACGGTTTCTGGGGTAACATCTGTACCAAACTCATTGAGAATAACGCTACGCCCTAGGGGATCGGCTTTGGTGGTGAACGAAGAGTAGGTTTGTAATTCTTGGCATAATTGCGCGGCAGTGATTGGCAAATTGTATTCAGAAACAACTTGAGATAATGGCAATTTCTGTACTAGTTTCTTGAACATGTAAAAGTCcaaattgttcttcaagTCTTTGTACATTTTTTCGCTCATGACCAAGAGTGATCTGTTACCGTCTTGAGGGCAATGCTTTTGGATGGCTTCAGTGACGACGTCCCTTGTAGTCAACTCGTTGACGAACCTTTGGCCGGTGGTAGGATTCAATAGGATACCACCGAGACCTCTAAGAGATTCAGCAGCCAAGAATTTCCAGCTCGAGTCACGATCATTAGGATCGATGAACCCGGTTGGGTGAACTTGGACTTGGTCCATGTCAATCAAATCAGCgcccaatttttttaggAGTTTTTGACCATCCCCAGTGGTTTGTTGGCCATTTGTTGTTGGCAAGTCTACCAGCTCGGGCGCATATTGCTCGAGCATTTCCTTAGAAAAGCCAAACCCTCCAGAACAGAAAACAACATTGGAGGCATTTAGTGTGTGCGTTTCACCATCCTTGTCCTTGTACACTATAGCAGAAATGGAGCCATCCTTTTCATGGATGTCCACGACTTTACTGTCTAAATTGATCTTGACCAACTCAGGCTTAGTCTCGGCcagctttttcaaattgttgGACAAGGCGGAAACAATTTCGAACCCTGGAGGTAGCTTTCCCGATGATCTATGAGTTCTTGCCACGGAATGGCCACCCAATTGGGCCAAGAGATCCAACTTCAAGTCGAATTCGTTTTTCAGCCATTCAATGGCCAAGGGAGAATCATTAGCCAACTTGCCCATTAATTCTTCGACACCTTTCCCCTTAGCAGACTTGACGGTGTCGTCTTCGAAGAGGCGTGGCGAGTCCTCGATGTGGAAGTGGCGTTGCGTCTCCGTGCAGGCACCGTTAATACCACTGGAGGCCTTGATGGAGTTCCCACCGATGGAGGAGGCCTTTTCGAGGATGGTTACTGGAATGTTGTATTTATTAACTAGTTCATTGGCAGTAGCTAACCCAGCCAAGCCGGTACcgataacaacaacaggagaagaagaagaagacattTGTAGTTGTGGATGCGTGATTGTGGGAAGAGAAATAGAGGGAAAATAGGGTGCTCTTAGTGCGCATTGTTCTCAGCTTTTATATGTGCGAGTATTTTAATCTGTTCAGAAACGCGACGCGTTGCCCCCGTTACCGTTttctaagaaaaaaaattttcctttcttttttctcgcCGCTATTGTTCCCAGTCATTCGTTACATGAATAAAAGAGGAGAACAATGAAACTAAAGTAAACGTTTTGTGAAACTTTTATGTATACACACGGAAtgtatatatctatatatatatactatgTAAAATGTGTAcgcggaaaaaaaaatcctttGGAGAAACCCTGTGATAACGAATGCACCGGAGTGCATTCGATCTTGATACGCAGTGACGTAAAACTAAAATGTGCTTCTCCACGTTGATGCGTATGGTTGTCAACTTTGTTCAAGTACCAAAAAAACCAAACATATTCGGTCGATCTTCCAGCGGGGAGAAAGGAAGAGAACCTCTTGTGTTCTCTCTTCGCTTCTCCCTTGGAAAGACCACCTTCGTCCCTCCATAATAGGGTAGTCAGTTTCTAGGCGCGCTAGAAGCCAACCATTGGTTCTCAAATGTGCAGACATAATTAGTGGTAATTATGGTGTGAGAGTTAAAATATCcttgaagaacaaaaacagaaaaagaaaaaaacccatttgaatataaaaatcaTTGATGCAAAAAAAGCCGTTAAATCTACAATGCCACGAAATTATTGTAAtgtatgaaaaaaaggggaCGTAAGAATCCTGAAAAAAACCGGAACTAAGCGCATTTAGTACTTGTAGGTTTTTATTTCGTGGATGGCGTTGCCATCGACGTCGACTTCAGTGGATTCACTACGGTAAATCTTGGTGGGCCCATTGGAGTCGAAAGGATGTTCCTTTGCGTAGTCGAAGGCCTCGGAGATGGCCAGCTTAACTTTTTCCAAGGTGTCCCTGGTGATTTGGTAGTGGAAGGAGACTCTACCGCCCATCAGTTTGACGTTGTATTTCAACCCCTTCTTGACCAGGACGTCTGGGTCCATTCTGGCGGACTTCAAG
It contains:
- the TCA17 gene encoding Tca17p (similar to Saccharomyces cerevisiae TCA17 (YEL048C); ancestral locus Anc_1.491) encodes the protein MSLVPCFISLIDAFNKPILIYVPRKAENEVNDVLKYNVLSNISLDYFESSLIKWTSLDSKPSLKSIFQLEGISVFGMLIKQTGLKIVIGFEQTILNGGDDELKTIDQIFETVRRIYVRVKCNPLLTDGDEVTAVKSLERKFDEIFISADVEL
- the VMA8 gene encoding H(+)-transporting V1 sector ATPase subunit D (similar to Saccharomyces cerevisiae VMA8 (YEL051W); ancestral locus Anc_5.518), producing MSGNREQVFPTRMTLGLMKTKLKGANQGYSLLKRKSEALTKRFRDITKRIDDAKQKMGRVMQTAAFSLAEVSYATGENIGYQVQESVSTARFKVRARQENVSGVYLSQFESYIDPEINDFRLTGLGRGGQQVQRAKEIYSRAVETLVELASLQTAFIILDEVIKVTNRRVNAIEHVIIPRTENTIAYINSELDELDREEFYRLKKVQEKKQNETAKLDAEMRLKRDKAEEDNSESFGADEEPQGETLVADQEDDVIF
- the RML2 gene encoding mitochondrial 54S ribosomal protein uL2m (similar to Saccharomyces cerevisiae RML2 (YEL050C); ancestral locus Anc_5.516), whose protein sequence is MLVLGSLRSVLWSSSSASLIGRRSPCYPYGVLYRGFSQTVRSWQDSVPKDDSNLNLTPRLLKIVPNDTDIVTLERQDELIKRRRKLAKEVTQMKRLKPVSPGLRWYRSPIYPYLFKGRPVRALTVVRKKHGGRNNSGKITVRHHGGGHKNRTRLIDFNRWEGGSQTVQRIEYDPGRSSHIALLKHNNTGELSYIIACDGLRPGDVVESYRKGIPQSLLDEMGGKVDPAILSVKTTQRGNCLPISMIPIGTIVHNVGITPVGPGKFCRSAGTYARVLAKLPEKKKATVRLQSGEHRYVSLEAIATVGVVSNIDHQNRSLGKAGRSRWLGIRPTVRGVAMNKCDHPHGGGRGKSKSNKLSMSPWGQLAKGYKTRRGKNQNRMKVKDRPRGKDARL
- the FRD1 gene encoding fumarate reductase (similar to Saccharomyces cerevisiae YEL047C and OSM1 (YJR051W); ancestral locus Anc_1.490) yields the protein MSSSSSPVVVIGTGLAGLATANELVNKYNIPVTILEKASSIGGNSIKASSGINGACTETQRHFHIEDSPRLFEDDTVKSAKGKGVEELMGKLANDSPLAIEWLKNEFDLKLDLLAQLGGHSVARTHRSSGKLPPGFEIVSALSNNLKKLAETKPELVKINLDSKVVDIHEKDGSISAIVYKDKDGETHTLNASNVVFCSGGFGFSKEMLEQYAPELVDLPTTNGQQTTGDGQKLLKKLGADLIDMDQVQVHPTGFIDPNDRDSSWKFLAAESLRGLGGILLNPTTGQRFVNELTTRDVVTEAIQKHCPQDGNRSLLVMSEKMYKDLKNNLDFYMFKKLVQKLPLSQVVSEYNLPITAAQLCQELQTYSSFTTKADPLGRSVILNEFGTDVTPETVVFIGEVTPVVHFTMGGARINVKAQVIGKNDEPLLKGLYAAGEVSGGVHGANRLGGSSLLECVVFGRTAAESIANRS
- the AFG1 gene encoding Afg1p (similar to Saccharomyces cerevisiae AFG1 (YEL052W); ancestral locus Anc_5.520), with product MITLKPNAVRTFRQVQRCSTRFCRYQSTNVKKSVTPLQEYDKLVKLGKLRDDAYQRGIISSLGDLYDSLLRYVPPIVKTPSAVDQVGGWLNGLKSVFSRGRSRNAGAYVDVSKIGDSIPRGIYLYGDVGCGKTMLMDLFYTTVPKHLTKKRIHFHQFMQYVHKRSHEIVKEQNLKELGDAKGREIDTVPFLAAEIAKSSHVLCFDEFQVTDVADAMILRRLMTALLSDDYGVVLFATSNRQPDELYINGVQRQSFIPCIELIKHRTNVIFLNSPTDYRKIPRPVSSVYYFPYNSSIKYSSKECKARRETHIKEWYIYFAQASHTDDSTDSHTVHKTFYDYPLTIWGREFKVPKCTPPRVAQFTFKQLCGEPLAAGDYLTLAKNFRSFIVTDIPYLSIYVRDEVRRFITFLDAVYDSGGKLATTGAADFTSLFVEPEQILNDFELRPATKKTERVDTDLVDEMVEKHGFSKEIAKKSHIFALDEERFAFARALSRLSQMSTTDWVTKPRY
- the PAU2 gene encoding seripauperin PAU2 (similar to Saccharomyces cerevisiae PAU2 (YEL049W)), with product MVKVISIAAGVAALAAGASATTTLAQSDEQVNLVELGVYVSDIRAHLAEYYSFQAVHPTETYPVEIAEAVFNYGDFTTMLTGISPDQVTRMITGVPWYSSRLRPAISSALSADGIYTIAN